From the genome of Nicotiana tabacum cultivar K326 chromosome 2, ASM71507v2, whole genome shotgun sequence:
AACTTATTAACAACTTTGCATCCTAAAACTAAAAAATTTACCTTAAAGAAAAGTACATATGTGaccatcattttttttttttctttaaaaaagctTAAGGCCTCTTAATAATGTTTGGTTGAAGCCACTAATTTGGTTGATACGCCCCGGATACTGACTCCAAGATATCGTCCTCAACCCGTAGATGTTGTGTCAAATTCTCTGTGGTGATCTGAAGTGGAGGAGCAATCTCAATCTCAGATGGCTCATGTATATCTGGAAAGTCTCTATCCGTTTCTGAAATTGATTGTCCCATTGTGTGCATGTATATTGCAATTGCACTTGCTCTCTTATGATCATCAGGGACTTCTTCAGCTGGGTCATCCTGTTCTTGATCTTTCTCTGACTCATCTTCATCTTCCAACTCTTCACCTTCCTCTGTTGAATTACCCCATGCCTTCCTAAGTATCCTCACATCAGTAGACAACTGTGTAAGCTTATCTTTCACATCCTCAGACTCTGTTGACTTCTCAAGCTTTTGTATCCTCTTCTCCATACTAGCAATAGTCTCTTCAATTTtagctagtttttttttttatctctttcTCTTTCGTTCTCATCCCTTGCTTTCTCTCTTTCTACTTGCTCAGCTTGAGTTTTCAATAATTGCTCTAGTATTTTCATCATTGGTTCTGTGGATGTAAAGATTGACTTTTGCCATGCATAGTTCTCTCAATCTTTCCTCTATTTTGGTGAGCTTGCCATACATTGTCTTCTGAACAGCAGGCACAGATTAATTTGACGTTCCTGAAAGGCAAGACAGTGGTACCTGAAGAGGTGATCACAGGCCCCTCAGCTGTGGAAGAAGAGCCATGTTCCTATAACTGGAATACTGGTAGGAGGTATAACGGAGGCTAGCTCTTCAGATTGGCTAGCCTCAGAAATAGCTGGTGCCTCAACTACTGCAATGGAGTTTGTCTCGGTCTTTTTAGCCGGTTCTGCTGTAGATAATTCTGTATTTCTCGTCCCTTGAACCCATCTGTCCTCAGGTTGGCATGGGACTTTAAGATCGTGCACAATTCTTTGCTTCAGATGCCCTTTAAGATCGTGGAGTAGTTCGTGGAGGCGATCAAGATTGTGGAGTTGGGAAGACTTTGCTCCAAATTTTTCCGACTTAGAACATTTTTCATGCACTTTTGCACCCCTAGTTTTGGCTCCACAATTAACCTCCGTGAAGACATTGTTCTTCACTTTTCAATCTTATGCTCCAAATTCCATCTCTTTTCATCTTTTTTGATCCACTATTTCATCAACTATATCATTTAAGCTGACACACCTGAAATCAACCACATTAAGTTAGTTAAAACTATTAAATCTTACTTTAAGAATCTTAAACATCAAGAAAAAAGTATGAATAAGTTAgcaaaataccaacttatcaattATCTTCCCGAGTCAGCAAAGGAGTCAGCAAAGGAGGAAGTAGCAAAAGGAAAAATGGCTTTTTTCTCTTTTGCCCAAAAATTATTTAGTCCTTAAACACTTTGAACTCTTTAAGACTCAGTTGTTGATCTTATTCTTATACAAATAGTTCAGTGTTTATCATAAGTGTTTTATTCTAATGACCGATTTTATTTATGAGTTCGGTTAGGTTTTACACTTAAAGAACCTTTAGTTTAGAAAAGGGCATTTCCTCACATAATTTGCACTTGCTAATGCTCAAACGGTGGAAAAAGGGCGTACATAATACGATGTTTTCCATTTGTTTCACTCTTCAAACCCACAACTTATAGGTGAGCAGTTGTGCCATAGCTTTCTCTTCAAAGATTACTTTACTAAGGCAACcagtaaaagaaaaaaacaagcCTTTTACCTTTTGAGAAGTTATAtaaaattctcaaaaaaaaataaaattatttggattttaaaaaatatttttcctttggaaaatcaattaaaataatttattacaAAGGTGAAACAATCTAAAGATAAATGTTCACAACGACTAACAAACACGTTAAAGATAAAATTAGGTAAATAATAATATGCACATCTAATACTAATGAAATGATCAACCAATTTAACATGCTATTAAGATTGACATATGCTCTATATTCTAGCTTCATGTCATTGTTTCAGAAATTCTTTTTACGTGAACTCCTCGAAAAACTTTTCCAAAAATTATTCCAACACATACAACTTTCTGTAATATTAGTTTTCAAAAACCGATTTCCCaaaagcttaaatcaaaatgaATCTAAACGCCACTTACAGAGAGAAATAGAACAAATCCAAAGAAAGAAAACGGAGCCACACAAACGGCGTACGCAACCCCCCGTAAGTGCCACGTCGGAGAGGGGACAAAGACGAGGACCCCACTTTGCGTTTCCATTGTGTACTTATCATCCAGAAGAACAAATGacaaattaataataattacattTATTTGTAAGTTTATACACTCTAATTATCCTATAGATACAGACCTCTTTATATGTATAGGCGTGTCTTTATAaagcagtatatatatatagcgccAAGCTTCAACCacttcatcatattcatatctatCTACTCTTCATCTGTAATTCCCCTTTTTTTAGCTCTGTTTCTCCTTTGCTTTTAAACAAAAAGGATTCTTAGCTTTCTCCTACTAAACACTCAATCCTTTTCCTTTATCTCTGTTGGCAAAACAAGACTATATCTTTCTTATTGGATAACGTTCTTGATACAAAAATACTATTTGGGTATgtatcttttttcattctttgGGTCTCTCTCTATCTGTTTCTTCAGGTTTTTATTCATTTAGTTTAGAAAGGGTATAGCTCCTCTGTATTTTAAAAGATTTGAGGCAAAGTTTGGATTTTTCTTATTGAGagtttagatctttatgtttttAGTTCTTTGTATGTTAAACATCATGTTTTTGTGGTTCTTGTTAATGAGGTTTGTACTTTGTAGTTTTTCTCCTTTCTGTTTGGGTGGGTGGTGGGATTTATGGGCATTGACTGTGAATTTGGATGAACGTGAAGTCAACTTTCTTAGAAGATAATAAAAGTTCTGTATAGAAATATAAGGTGGAATTGTAAATTTGGCTTAGTAGGACTAATAAACATAGAGGTGCTTAGTATTGAGATTTTGAATGAGAAATTGGAAAATCAGATTAGGCCTTCTTTTGGCAAGCTGATGAATGCTATAAATGCTAGAAATTCAGATACTAGTCATCTGAGATAAAAGACTCAAACATCAGAGGATGCTtatagtttttcttttcctttttttttttggcttttatagTTTTCATTTCACATAGCATAGATCAGGTTGAATCACTAAATTTTTCCTGTTAGAACCAGATTATGCCACGAAGATGTTCCTTAGCTACCCATATTTGGAGAGTCTGTGGACAATAACATAGATTTTATAACTCCTTttatgattttcataataaatacaGTACTTTGATTTGTACAGTCTTTGATAAAGCCTTATCCC
Proteins encoded in this window:
- the LOC107826151 gene encoding uncharacterized protein LOC107826151, giving the protein MEKRIQKLEKSTESEDVKDKLTQLSTDVRILRKAWGNSTEEGEELEDEDESEKDQEQDDPAEEVPDDHKRASAIAIYMHTMGQSISETDRDFPDIHEPSEIEIAPPLQITTENLTQHLRVEDDILESVSGAYQPN